The Brenneria rubrifaciens genome has a window encoding:
- a CDS encoding SDR family NAD(P)-dependent oxidoreductase: MSSLQLQGMTAVVTGGGSGMGRAIALELAAQGASVLVADMRAGPKPGGYDVEPEFDTHELIRRRHGAAQFQQTDVSKAAQVQAAVAVAVEAYGRLDIMVNNAGVVTSLETVVDQSEADWDLTMAVNAKGVFLGCKYAVAQMMAQPPRANGARGQVINIASVAAQAGLPLEPAYCASKGAVLALTRQVAADFGPQHIRVNAILPGIIQTAMSREPLSDEKTVAALRQINTFPRFGTVDDVAAAVAFLASDAAGFINGAGLAVDGGKLAL, translated from the coding sequence GTGTCTTCATTACAATTGCAAGGAATGACCGCCGTCGTCACTGGCGGCGGGTCCGGCATGGGCCGGGCGATCGCGCTGGAACTGGCGGCGCAGGGCGCTTCGGTACTGGTCGCCGACATGCGCGCCGGGCCCAAGCCGGGCGGCTATGACGTCGAGCCGGAGTTCGATACGCACGAGCTCATCCGCCGTCGACACGGCGCGGCGCAGTTCCAGCAGACCGACGTGTCCAAGGCTGCGCAGGTGCAGGCGGCGGTCGCGGTCGCGGTCGAGGCTTACGGCAGACTGGACATCATGGTCAACAACGCCGGGGTCGTCACGTCGCTGGAGACGGTGGTCGATCAGAGCGAGGCCGACTGGGACCTCACCATGGCGGTGAACGCCAAGGGCGTGTTCCTCGGCTGCAAGTACGCGGTCGCCCAGATGATGGCGCAGCCGCCGCGCGCGAATGGCGCGCGCGGGCAGGTAATCAACATCGCCTCGGTCGCGGCGCAGGCCGGGCTTCCGCTCGAACCGGCCTATTGCGCCTCCAAAGGCGCGGTGCTCGCGCTTACCCGCCAGGTGGCGGCCGACTTCGGGCCGCAGCACATCCGCGTGAACGCTATCCTTCCCGGCATCATCCAGACCGCGATGTCCCGCGAGCCGCTTTCGGACGAGAAGACGGTCGCCGCGCTGCGCCAGATCAATACGTTCCCACGCTTCGGAACCGTCGACGACGTTGCCGCCGCGGTGGCCTTCCTCGCTTCCGATGCCGCTGGCTTCATCAATGGCGCGGGTCTGGCGGTCGATGGCGGGAAGCTTGCCCTGTGA
- a CDS encoding alpha/beta hydrolase — translation MNFEPIEFATADGIVLRGRHYHARGVTGPAPVVVMAHGFSGVVELSLAPFAEAFAEAGLGVLVYDHRNFGHSDGVVRQEVDPTQQINDWREAITFAQGLPEVDPERVGIWGSSLAGGHVLVLGATDSRVGCVVSQVPFTSGSRQSRLNLTPVMQEMSAKGFAADRAARMRGEAPVMLPVTHQDPTHPAVLSTPEAHDWTVRNAADAPSFHNEVTLRSLELAAAYEPGGYVGRIAPVPLLMIIGRRDDLASAELALETYAQALEPKQLLLLQGGHFAPYDEEFVQASSAAVDWFSRHLTGAG, via the coding sequence ATGAACTTTGAACCGATTGAATTCGCCACTGCCGACGGTATCGTGCTGCGCGGCCGCCATTATCACGCCCGCGGCGTCACCGGCCCCGCGCCGGTGGTAGTCATGGCCCACGGTTTTTCCGGGGTCGTGGAGCTGTCCCTGGCGCCGTTCGCCGAGGCCTTCGCCGAGGCCGGGCTGGGGGTGCTGGTCTACGACCATCGCAATTTCGGCCACAGCGACGGCGTGGTGCGCCAGGAGGTCGATCCGACCCAGCAAATCAACGACTGGCGCGAGGCGATCACCTTTGCCCAGGGCCTGCCGGAGGTCGACCCCGAGCGTGTAGGTATCTGGGGATCGAGCCTGGCCGGTGGGCATGTGCTGGTGCTGGGGGCCACCGACAGCCGGGTCGGGTGCGTCGTATCGCAGGTGCCCTTCACCAGCGGCAGCCGGCAGTCCCGGCTCAACCTCACCCCAGTGATGCAGGAAATGAGCGCCAAGGGCTTCGCCGCCGACCGCGCCGCACGCATGCGCGGCGAAGCGCCGGTGATGCTCCCGGTCACGCACCAGGACCCGACGCATCCGGCGGTGCTGTCCACCCCGGAAGCGCATGACTGGACGGTGCGCAATGCCGCCGACGCGCCATCGTTCCACAACGAGGTCACGTTGCGCTCGCTGGAACTGGCGGCGGCCTACGAACCGGGCGGCTACGTCGGCCGGATCGCGCCGGTGCCGCTGCTGATGATCATCGGGCGGCGGGACGATCTGGCGTCGGCGGAACTGGCGCTGGAAACCTATGCGCAAGCGCTCGAGCCGAAGCAGTTGCTGCTTCTGCAAGGAGGGCATTTCGC